CAAGCGTTATGCCCGACAACCCTCTCGTTACTAACGAGATTCGAGCGCCTGGAGGCACGCGTCAGGATAAGTCCGGTGGTGGCTGTAACACTGCCGGCGCATGAGGGCAGGGAAGCGCTCACGGATACCTGTAAAAGCCATCGGGGCGAAGATGGAATCGGAGAGACATCAAGGGGAAAAGTAGAAAAAGGATGCAGTAAGTACTGCGATCAATCCCGATGAGTTCGGGATGGTGCCCGGAAGAGGACTTGAACCTCCACGACCATACGGTCACCAGCACCTGAAGCTGGCGCGTCTACCAATTCCGCCATCCGGGCCTGTCTGTCAATCGATTGTGGTGCCCGGGAGAGGACTTGAACCTCCACGTCCTTAAGGACACCAGCACCTGAAGCTGGCGCGTCTACCAATTCCGCCACCCGGGCAATCGATTGTGGATCAGTAAACCGATTCGTACTGATCAGGGGCGTGCATTATCAACAAATCTGAAGATGACGCAAGCCCGAAAGCTACTATCCGTACCGTACCACCTGCCTGGTAGCACCTTCCGAACGCGGTCCGATGGGACATGTCATTCGGTGGTGCCCGGGAGAGGACTTGAACCTCCACGTCCTTAAGGACACCAGCACCTGAAGCTGGCGCGTCTACCAATTCCGCCACCCGGGCAGGTGGCCCGAAATAATACGGAAATTTTTCCGTGATGCAAGAGGTTGCAGGAGATCATGGGGCAATTGATTGGATGATGCCGCTCGGCAGGGGTTGGGGTCGCCGCCCTGCGACCGGTATACTTGTTGCATGATCTGCTCTTTCCGTGCCGTCTCGTGTCCACCTTTCGCCGCATTTAACTCCCGTCAGGGCAATAACAGTTTCAAGGAAGTCTTATGAGTCAATGGAATACCGGCGACGACCCGCAGGCGGCGCGCGAAGCCAGTCGCTATGAAAACCCCGTTCCCAGCCGTGAATACCTGCTGGAGCAGTTGGTCGACTACGGCAAGCCGATTTCTGCCGAAAACATGTGTCGTCGCCTCGGTATCGAGGATGAAGAGCAGCAGGAGGCCGTACGTCGTCGTCTTAATGCCATGGCCCGTGATGGGCAGGCCATCGGTACCCGTGATGGCAGTTTCGAGGCGATCGACCCCAGCTCGCTGATCGATGGTCGGGTAGTCGGTCATCGCGATGGCATCGGTTTCATGGTGCGTGATGACAAGGTCAAGCCTGATCTGGTCATTCCGCCGCGTCAGATGCGGCGTCTGTTCGATGGCGACCGTATCCGTGCCCGCATCAGCGGTCGGGATCGGCGGGGACGTGATGAAATCAGTATCAACGAGATTCTCGAGCGACGTACCCAGCAGCTGGTAGGGCTCTATCGCGAGCGCGGCCCCGATATCGGCGTGCTGGTGCCCGAGAACAATCGTATTGCACACGAAGTGATGATCCCTGCGGGCAGCGAGGCCGGCGCAAAGGATGGCCAGGTGGTCATGGTGCGCATCACCGAGCAGCCTGAGCTGCGTCAGCAGCCCATGGGCGAGGTGATCGAGGTGCTGGGAGAGCGCATGGATCCCGGCATGGAAATCGATATTGCCATTCGCCAGCATGATTTGCCCGAGGCGTTCCCCGAGGAAGTGCTGGACCAGATTCGCCACATGAGTGAAGAGGTTCGGGAAGAGGACAAGGGGGCGCGTGTCGATCTGCGTGATTGGCCACTGGTCACTATCGATGGCGAAGATGCCCGGGATTTCGACGATGCCGTCTATGCCTGGAAGACGAAATCCGGGGGCTGGAAGCTTGTCGTGGCGATTGCGGATGTGTCGCATTATGTACCGGCCGGTTCAGCGCTGGATGAAGAGGCCTATTCGCGCGGCAATTCGGTCTACTTTCCAGGGCAGGTTGTGCCGATGCTGCCGGAGCTGCTCTCCAACGGTCTGTGCTCGCTCAATCCGGATGTCGATCGGCTCTGCATGGTCTGTGAGATGAATATCTCCCAGCAGGGTGCGATCAGCCGCTACAAGTTCTATGAAGGCATCATGCGCTCGAAGGCGCGGCTGACCTACACCAAGGTCGGGACCATGCTTGAGGATGCCGACAGCGAGGCCGGGCAGGCCCTGCGTCGTGAGCATGCCTCGCTGGTGAAGCCGTTGGAGGCGCTTCATGGTCTCTACCAGACCCTGAGACAGGCACGCAGTGTGCGTGGTGCGATCGATTTTGAAACCACCGAGACGCAGATCGTTTTCAATGATCAGCGCAAGATAGAGCGTATCGTACCGCGGGTTCGCAACGATGCGCACAAGCTGATCGAGGAGTGCATGCTGGCGGCCAATGTGGCGACCGCCCGTTTTCTCGACAAGCACAAGCTGCCGGCGCTCTATCGGGTGCATGCGCGTCCCGCCGAAGAGCGTCTGGATAACCTG
This DNA window, taken from Kushneria phosphatilytica, encodes the following:
- the rnr gene encoding ribonuclease R — encoded protein: MSQWNTGDDPQAAREASRYENPVPSREYLLEQLVDYGKPISAENMCRRLGIEDEEQQEAVRRRLNAMARDGQAIGTRDGSFEAIDPSSLIDGRVVGHRDGIGFMVRDDKVKPDLVIPPRQMRRLFDGDRIRARISGRDRRGRDEISINEILERRTQQLVGLYRERGPDIGVLVPENNRIAHEVMIPAGSEAGAKDGQVVMVRITEQPELRQQPMGEVIEVLGERMDPGMEIDIAIRQHDLPEAFPEEVLDQIRHMSEEVREEDKGARVDLRDWPLVTIDGEDARDFDDAVYAWKTKSGGWKLVVAIADVSHYVPAGSALDEEAYSRGNSVYFPGQVVPMLPELLSNGLCSLNPDVDRLCMVCEMNISQQGAISRYKFYEGIMRSKARLTYTKVGTMLEDADSEAGQALRREHASLVKPLEALHGLYQTLRQARSVRGAIDFETTETQIVFNDQRKIERIVPRVRNDAHKLIEECMLAANVATARFLDKHKLPALYRVHARPAEERLDNLRVFLGELGLTLDGSGENGEPTPSDFQRLREAISDRPDADIIQMVMLRTMTQAIYTPYNEGHFGLAYPAYAHFTSPIRRYPDLLVHRAIRSVIRSNRNSGHVERLADTPIDKPQRWCPYTFEQMIELGEHCSMTERRADDATRDVEDWLKCEFMSDKVGDIFEGSIASVTQFGLFVRLDEHFVEGLVHISSLPSDYYQYEAERHQLKGDRGGLTYRLGDGVTVQVARVDLDQRRIDFELTEAQPRSRRRVRKKPGASPEGVSESTDKPEEKKKPRKRKSRPGKRERERNRRSGHEAAQHEGSSAKGEKTAKSRDGKKPAASAKSKRKGETSGSGNKRSDGKRS